One segment of Oscillospiraceae bacterium MB08-C2-2 DNA contains the following:
- the xylB gene encoding xylulokinase, producing MKYLLGIDLGTSGTKTVLFSQEGTVMASAAEEYPLYQPHNGWAEQEPVDWWRAAMNTIGAVLEKSGVDKESVVSIGISGQMHGLVMLDKNGEVLRRSIIWCDQRTSKECAEITDKVGAQRLIEITANPALTGFTASKILWVRNNEPELYARCRHILLPKDYIRYMLTGEFATEVSDASGMQLLDVGARNWSAEVLEKLDIDPALLAKVYESPEVTGTVHSEAARLTGLSTSTLVVGGAGDNAAAAVGTGVVRDDTAFTTIGTSGVVFAHTSKMQIDPAGRVHTFCCAVPGAWHVMGVTQGAGLSLQWFRNNFCRDILAQAKEQCKDPYYLMDSMAEQVPAGSNRLLYLPYLMGERTPHLNPNCRGVFFGLSAIHDQAALIRAVMEGVTYSLRDCYEILKSMGVQVGDMIACGGGGTSSLWRQMMADLYGCPVRTVASKEGPALGVAILAGVGAGLFSSVEEGCDRLVTTDKHCAPNSANAELYNRYYEEYVSLYPSLKPHFERLSSL from the coding sequence ATGAAATATTTGTTGGGCATCGATTTGGGCACTTCTGGAACCAAAACTGTTTTATTCTCACAGGAAGGAACAGTGATGGCTTCCGCGGCGGAGGAATACCCTCTGTATCAGCCCCACAACGGCTGGGCGGAGCAGGAGCCTGTGGACTGGTGGCGCGCCGCTATGAACACCATTGGGGCTGTTCTGGAAAAAAGCGGTGTGGATAAGGAATCGGTGGTTTCCATCGGCATTTCGGGCCAAATGCACGGCCTTGTAATGCTGGATAAAAATGGTGAGGTGCTGCGCCGCTCTATTATCTGGTGTGACCAGCGCACAAGCAAAGAATGCGCTGAAATCACCGACAAGGTGGGTGCTCAGCGGCTTATTGAAATCACAGCCAATCCCGCTCTTACGGGATTTACTGCCTCTAAAATCCTGTGGGTACGAAACAACGAGCCGGAGCTCTACGCCCGCTGCCGCCACATACTGCTTCCCAAGGATTACATACGCTATATGCTGACCGGGGAATTTGCCACCGAGGTTTCGGATGCCTCCGGTATGCAGCTGCTGGATGTGGGCGCCCGGAACTGGTCAGCGGAAGTGCTGGAAAAGCTGGATATCGACCCGGCTCTGCTGGCAAAGGTTTACGAATCCCCGGAGGTCACAGGCACTGTCCATTCGGAAGCTGCACGGCTGACTGGGCTTTCCACCTCCACTCTGGTGGTGGGCGGCGCCGGGGATAACGCCGCAGCCGCAGTGGGCACCGGTGTGGTGCGGGATGATACTGCTTTCACCACCATTGGCACCTCCGGTGTGGTTTTTGCCCACACCAGCAAAATGCAGATTGACCCGGCAGGCCGGGTGCATACCTTCTGCTGTGCCGTTCCGGGAGCTTGGCATGTAATGGGCGTGACCCAAGGGGCGGGGCTGAGCCTCCAATGGTTCCGCAACAACTTCTGCCGGGATATACTGGCGCAGGCCAAGGAGCAGTGTAAGGACCCCTATTATCTCATGGATTCCATGGCGGAACAGGTACCGGCCGGTTCCAACCGTCTGCTGTATCTCCCTTACCTGATGGGGGAAAGAACCCCCCACCTGAACCCAAACTGCCGGGGCGTATTTTTCGGCCTTTCCGCTATTCATGATCAGGCGGCTCTGATTCGGGCGGTTATGGAGGGCGTCACCTACTCTCTGCGGGATTGCTATGAAATCCTAAAGAGCATGGGTGTGCAGGTAGGGGATATGATTGCCTGCGGTGGTGGCGGAACCAGCAGCCTCTGGCGGCAGATGATGGCTGATCTCTACGGCTGCCCTGTGCGCACCGTTGCCTCCAAGGAAGGCCCCGCACTGGGTGTGGCCATTCTGGCCGGCGTGGGAGCCGGGCTGTTTTCCTCGGTGGAGGAGGGCTGCGACCGTCTGGTCACCACCGATAAGCACTGTGCCCCTAATTCGGCCAACGCAGAGCTTTATAACCGCTACTATGAGGAATATGTAAGCCTTTATCCCAGCCTCAAGCCTCATTTTGAAAGGCTGAGCAGCCTGTAA
- a CDS encoding methyltransferase, producing MYNMENNPSRYYKIMHNYQEAQLLFAAIRLNVFSHLDTPATAEAVAAALNCDKRQIKLLLLSLASCGWVNRQGDFYTNTPETKDFLSRSSEVFLGDALLFRENMTSLAQLEQKVKSADSPSKPIYDFSEMAKISIPEMYTGRLQTFLSQMKKLYPDFERPLRLLDLGGGTGILAIEFAKHFPNSRATIFESPDVVEVTRGIVSQHHQEQKVDVIAGDFNTDSLGGPYDVIIASGILNFIKGDLSDFIQKLSDSIADGGYLMIVGQYADHEQDAPSNMLGWLSGLLSGIPLPPNRQEIAKAVLQAGLTAVDRMDDNRYEGQLYRKGEMACHICSGDVIRSFIELTEQIANSRTNILSFGSQDMTFYRGEIHIIKMIGDFPGIHSAELARKFGITRPVVHKTLQKLSERGLINKEDDTEDKKRSLLYLTEKGELAYHEHEKYHDENDKALFDFLADMPGDKLSAIDGFLNHAIGLIKNHA from the coding sequence ATGTATAACATGGAGAACAATCCAAGCCGATACTATAAAATAATGCACAACTACCAAGAGGCACAATTGCTTTTTGCGGCCATTCGCCTGAATGTATTTTCTCATCTGGATACACCTGCAACAGCAGAGGCGGTTGCGGCAGCACTTAACTGTGACAAAAGACAAATTAAGCTGCTGTTGTTATCTCTTGCTTCCTGCGGATGGGTAAACAGGCAAGGGGATTTTTATACAAATACGCCGGAGACCAAAGATTTCTTATCACGAAGCAGTGAAGTGTTCTTGGGCGACGCTTTGCTTTTTCGTGAGAATATGACTTCTCTGGCGCAATTGGAGCAAAAAGTAAAGTCTGCCGATTCTCCGAGCAAACCAATTTATGATTTTTCAGAAATGGCAAAAATTTCGATTCCCGAAATGTATACCGGGCGCCTGCAAACGTTTTTAAGTCAGATGAAAAAGCTGTATCCTGATTTTGAACGGCCGCTTCGGTTGTTGGATTTGGGTGGTGGAACCGGTATCTTAGCCATTGAATTTGCCAAGCACTTCCCAAACAGCAGGGCGACTATTTTTGAAAGCCCCGATGTAGTGGAAGTTACAAGGGGTATTGTCTCACAGCATCATCAAGAGCAGAAGGTGGATGTTATTGCGGGAGATTTTAACACAGATTCTCTCGGCGGCCCTTATGATGTAATCATCGCTTCCGGTATCTTGAATTTTATAAAAGGCGATTTGTCTGACTTTATTCAAAAGTTATCGGATTCTATAGCAGATGGCGGCTATTTGATGATCGTTGGACAATATGCGGATCATGAGCAGGATGCCCCAAGCAATATGCTAGGTTGGCTTTCGGGCTTGCTGAGCGGCATTCCCCTCCCCCCCAATCGCCAGGAGATTGCAAAAGCAGTGCTGCAGGCAGGTCTTACAGCTGTTGACCGTATGGACGATAATCGCTACGAGGGGCAGCTATACCGCAAGGGAGAAATGGCTTGCCACATTTGTTCGGGCGATGTCATTCGTTCTTTTATTGAGTTAACCGAACAGATAGCCAACAGCAGAACCAATATTCTTAGCTTTGGCAGCCAGGATATGACCTTTTACCGGGGTGAAATTCACATCATTAAGATGATTGGTGATTTCCCGGGCATCCACAGTGCCGAGCTTGCCCGAAAATTTGGAATTACCCGCCCTGTAGTTCATAAAACCCTTCAAAAATTATCTGAACGTGGGTTGATCAACAAAGAGGATGATACTGAGGATAAAAAGCGCAGTTTGCTTTATCTGACAGAAAAAGGAGAGTTAGCCTACCATGAGCACGAGAAATACCATGACGAAAACGACAAGGCTCTTTTTGATTTCCTTGCAGATATGCCGGGCGATAAATTAAGCGCCATCGATGGGTTTCTCAATCATGCGATTGGTTTGATTAAAAACCATGCGTGA
- the ytvI gene encoding sporulation integral membrane protein YtvI: MNTIEKRRAFIINTFYFVLVGALILATFKYLVPWLMPFILGYLIALLFKPVVNLLVKHTPIHKRMAGFIVVVVGYGILVLLFILLSSRLFSAGKSLVSSLPVFYAQTLQPGLASLNEFISGLLGRISPDLIYSTETVFDQILIYIQNSLSSVSSTALSWLGSTTSKIPSFLLSLIFTIMSSIIISMGHEEITAFLVRQIPRRYSRLVDEIRLHTAGTVGKYLKAYLILMSMTFVELSIGLSVLRVKNSILLALLIALIDILPVFGCGTILLPWVAIELARMNFPLAVGLLTLYGIITLVRNIVEPRVVGDQLGLHPLVTIVCIYIGFRTIGVGGMILFPIITQTVVSLFKDGVLQFKKEEPDSESPTEVI; the protein is encoded by the coding sequence ATGAATACAATTGAAAAACGCCGTGCCTTTATTATAAACACATTCTATTTTGTGTTGGTAGGGGCCCTCATTCTGGCAACCTTTAAGTATTTGGTGCCGTGGCTTATGCCATTTATTCTGGGGTATCTCATTGCTCTGCTTTTTAAGCCTGTAGTGAATCTGTTAGTCAAGCACACCCCTATCCATAAAAGAATGGCCGGTTTTATTGTGGTGGTGGTGGGCTATGGCATCTTGGTTCTTCTTTTCATTTTGCTAAGCAGTCGGCTTTTTTCTGCGGGTAAAAGTCTGGTGAGTTCTCTCCCTGTCTTTTATGCGCAGACTCTCCAGCCGGGGCTTGCTTCACTTAATGAATTTATCAGCGGATTGTTGGGGCGCATTTCTCCCGACTTAATTTACAGCACAGAAACGGTATTCGATCAAATTCTCATCTATATTCAAAACAGCCTTTCTTCGGTTTCTTCCACAGCACTGAGCTGGCTGGGCAGCACCACCAGCAAAATCCCTTCGTTTTTGCTTTCTCTGATCTTTACAATTATGTCCTCCATCATTATCAGCATGGGGCATGAAGAAATAACCGCTTTTTTGGTCAGGCAGATTCCTCGGCGCTACAGCAGGCTGGTGGATGAAATTCGCCTGCATACTGCCGGAACAGTGGGTAAATATTTAAAAGCTTATCTAATTTTGATGTCTATGACCTTTGTGGAGCTTTCCATTGGGTTGAGTGTTCTGCGGGTTAAAAACTCTATTTTACTGGCTTTGCTCATTGCTTTGATTGATATTCTGCCCGTTTTCGGCTGTGGTACAATCCTGCTGCCTTGGGTTGCCATTGAACTGGCCCGCATGAATTTTCCGCTGGCTGTGGGATTGTTAACCCTTTATGGCATCATCACACTGGTGCGCAACATTGTGGAGCCTCGTGTGGTGGGCGATCAACTGGGTCTTCACCCACTGGTTACCATTGTGTGTATTTATATCGGCTTTCGCACCATTGGGGTTGGCGGCATGATTTTGTTCCCCATCATCACCCAGACAGTGGTCAGCCTTTTTAAAGATGGTGTGCTTCAGTTTAAAAAAGAAGAACCGGATTCAGAGTCTCCAACAGAAGTGATTTAG
- a CDS encoding ferritin family protein, translating into MKSISPDQYILDEPYPKVILQPSDRKYACMLSDIYAGKGSETTAIAQYRVHVHYLTDLPQIHKAYEGIAGAEMIHQDLLGNLICEMGASPILLSGVTNCYWNGIFPDYQCRLPAILESDAQGERNAIAHYTRIANCVTNTSLQALIYRIIQDEQLHLKFLLSLLDEYE; encoded by the coding sequence ATGAAATCCATATCCCCAGATCAGTATATCTTGGATGAACCCTATCCCAAGGTTATCCTCCAGCCTTCTGATCGAAAATACGCCTGCATGCTTTCGGATATCTACGCCGGAAAGGGTTCTGAAACCACGGCCATTGCCCAGTATCGTGTTCATGTGCATTACCTAACAGATCTGCCGCAAATTCACAAGGCGTATGAAGGGATTGCCGGGGCGGAAATGATCCACCAAGATCTTCTTGGAAACCTGATTTGTGAAATGGGCGCCTCCCCTATCCTTCTCTCCGGTGTAACCAATTGCTATTGGAATGGCATATTCCCAGATTATCAGTGCCGCCTGCCCGCCATTTTAGAGTCGGATGCCCAGGGCGAGCGGAACGCAATTGCTCATTATACCCGAATTGCAAATTGTGTAACCAATACAAGTCTGCAAGCACTGATCTATCGAATCATACAGGATGAACAGCTCCACCTGAAATTTTTATTATCCTTGCTGGATGAATATGAATAG
- a CDS encoding FAD-dependent oxidoreductase, giving the protein MNANLYDVIIIGGGPAGLTAALYLARAQYRVLVIEKEQFGGQITITDDVVNYPGVERGSGEEITAVMRRQAQSFGAEFLLADAHRIEADGDYKHIHTSRGEYIAYGLIIATGAYPRSVGFEGEQQFKGRGVAYCATCDGEFFTDMDIFVVGGGFAAAEEAVFLTRYARQVTVLVRGEDFTCAKATADLVKQHEKIQIRYNTTVETVTGDSKLRAIRYKNTQTGEVTEYQAVGGETFGVFVFAGYVPNTELVKDLVKLDEYGYIITDANQKTSQEGIYGAGDVCVKNLRQMVTATADGAIAATELERYAADMHTKTGQIPKRPVTQAPKESTGEAKSSTGDGFFTDEIRAQLAGVFEKMANPIVLKLYLDERPVSEELQTFIKELISLTDKITVQVQTDSSDRDAPCVAMCAADGTELGMAFHGVPGGHEFNSFILGLYNAAGPGQVLDEALMERIRVIDKPVSLKILVSLSCTKCPELVMAAQRIAAENPNVRAEAYDLNHFSALKDQYNVMSVPCLVVNDEHVTFGKMNVQQLLEYLEELVK; this is encoded by the coding sequence ATGAACGCAAATCTATATGATGTCATAATCATCGGCGGTGGGCCTGCAGGGCTTACCGCCGCCCTATATCTGGCAAGAGCACAATATCGGGTGCTGGTCATTGAAAAAGAGCAGTTTGGGGGCCAGATCACCATCACCGACGATGTTGTGAACTATCCCGGCGTGGAGAGAGGCAGCGGGGAAGAGATTACCGCTGTTATGCGCAGGCAGGCACAGAGCTTTGGGGCTGAATTTCTGCTTGCCGATGCTCACCGCATTGAAGCGGACGGTGACTATAAGCACATTCACACATCCCGAGGTGAATACATTGCCTATGGTCTGATCATCGCTACCGGTGCTTATCCCCGCAGCGTAGGCTTTGAGGGGGAGCAGCAATTCAAAGGCAGGGGAGTTGCCTACTGCGCTACCTGTGATGGTGAATTTTTTACCGATATGGATATCTTCGTGGTGGGAGGCGGCTTTGCCGCGGCTGAGGAGGCAGTCTTCCTAACACGGTATGCCCGTCAGGTTACCGTTTTGGTAAGAGGCGAAGACTTCACCTGTGCCAAAGCAACGGCTGATTTGGTCAAACAGCATGAGAAAATCCAGATTCGTTATAACACCACGGTGGAAACAGTCACTGGAGACAGCAAGCTTCGGGCAATTCGCTATAAAAACACCCAGACCGGTGAAGTGACCGAATATCAGGCTGTCGGCGGGGAAACCTTCGGTGTTTTCGTATTTGCCGGGTATGTGCCCAATACCGAATTGGTCAAGGATTTGGTCAAGTTGGATGAGTATGGATACATCATCACCGATGCCAACCAAAAAACTTCGCAAGAAGGCATCTACGGTGCCGGTGATGTCTGTGTAAAGAACCTTCGGCAGATGGTAACCGCAACGGCGGATGGCGCAATAGCCGCCACCGAATTGGAACGCTACGCTGCTGATATGCACACAAAAACCGGGCAAATTCCCAAGCGGCCTGTTACTCAAGCCCCGAAGGAATCGACTGGGGAAGCAAAGTCTTCCACAGGAGACGGTTTCTTTACTGATGAAATACGTGCACAACTCGCCGGTGTTTTCGAGAAGATGGCAAACCCAATTGTTCTCAAGCTGTATCTGGATGAGCGCCCGGTATCAGAAGAGCTTCAAACATTTATTAAAGAGCTTATCTCACTGACCGATAAAATTACAGTGCAGGTTCAAACGGATAGCTCAGATCGGGATGCCCCTTGTGTTGCAATGTGTGCAGCGGATGGCACAGAGCTGGGGATGGCCTTCCATGGCGTTCCAGGCGGGCATGAGTTCAATTCCTTTATACTTGGGCTTTACAATGCAGCCGGTCCCGGGCAGGTGCTGGATGAGGCGCTTATGGAGCGTATTCGAGTCATCGATAAGCCGGTTTCACTGAAAATACTGGTTTCGCTTTCTTGCACAAAATGCCCGGAGTTGGTTATGGCAGCTCAGCGCATTGCGGCAGAGAACCCAAATGTTCGTGCAGAAGCATATGATCTCAACCATTTTTCGGCACTAAAGGATCAGTATAATGTCATGAGTGTGCCGTGCCTTGTGGTCAACGATGAGCATGTCACTTTCGGCAAAATGAATGTTCAGCAGCTTTTGGAGTATTTGGAAGAGCTGGTAAAGTAA
- the ahpC gene encoding alkyl hydroperoxide reductase subunit C: MSMINKEISDFQVQAYYKNEFKAVTKQDVLGKWSVFFFYPADFTFVCPTELEDLADSYDKFKEIGCEIYSVSCDTHFVHKAWHDASKTIQKIQYPMLADPTGALARDFDVMNEGKGHSERGTFIINPEGQIVAYELVASNIGRNADELFRRVQASQFVADHDGEVCPAKWKPGEKTLKPSLDLVGLI; this comes from the coding sequence ATGTCAATGATTAATAAAGAAATTAGCGATTTTCAGGTACAGGCTTACTATAAGAATGAATTCAAGGCCGTGACCAAGCAGGATGTTTTAGGAAAGTGGTCCGTTTTCTTCTTTTATCCTGCCGATTTCACCTTTGTCTGCCCCACGGAACTAGAGGATTTAGCTGATTCCTATGATAAATTCAAAGAGATTGGCTGTGAGATCTATTCGGTTTCCTGCGACACTCATTTTGTCCATAAAGCATGGCATGATGCTTCCAAGACCATTCAGAAAATCCAGTATCCCATGCTGGCAGACCCCACTGGTGCGCTGGCAAGAGATTTTGATGTTATGAACGAAGGCAAAGGCCATTCGGAGCGTGGGACCTTTATCATCAATCCCGAAGGCCAAATTGTAGCTTATGAGCTCGTTGCCAGCAACATCGGCCGCAATGCAGACGAGCTGTTCCGGCGTGTTCAGGCTTCTCAGTTTGTTGCAGATCATGATGGCGAGGTTTGCCCTGCCAAGTGGAAACCCGGCGAAAAGACCCTCAAGCCCAGCTTGGATCTTGTGGGGCTGATTTAA
- a CDS encoding manganese catalase family protein: MFAYEKKLQYPVKIKNPNPALAKVIISQFGGPDGELGAAMRYLSQRYVAPYDEVKAVLTDVGTEELGHMEMVSAIVYQLTRNLSMDQIRNSGYDTYFVDHTTGLYPVAASGVPNSALTYASKGDIIADLHEDLAAEQKARTTYDNILWLADDPDVRDAIKFLREREIVHYQRFGEALRVVQDKLNCKNFYAFNPAFTPAKSGRSK, from the coding sequence ATGTTTGCTTACGAGAAGAAATTGCAGTATCCGGTAAAAATTAAAAACCCCAATCCAGCTTTAGCCAAGGTTATCATCAGCCAGTTTGGCGGCCCGGATGGAGAGCTGGGAGCTGCCATGCGTTATCTGAGCCAGCGGTATGTGGCACCTTATGACGAGGTTAAGGCTGTTTTAACAGATGTTGGCACAGAAGAATTGGGGCATATGGAAATGGTCAGCGCCATTGTCTATCAACTGACCCGCAACCTGAGCATGGATCAAATCCGCAACAGCGGTTATGATACTTATTTTGTGGATCACACCACAGGCCTATATCCTGTAGCTGCATCTGGGGTTCCCAACTCAGCGCTTACCTATGCTTCCAAAGGCGATATCATTGCTGATCTTCACGAAGACCTGGCCGCCGAGCAAAAAGCTCGGACTACTTATGACAACATTCTGTGGCTGGCGGATGACCCCGATGTCCGGGATGCAATCAAATTCCTGCGTGAACGTGAAATCGTTCACTATCAGCGCTTTGGTGAAGCCCTGCGTGTTGTTCAGGATAAGCTGAACTGCAAAAACTTCTATGCCTTTAATCCGGCATTCACTCCCGCCAAATCCGGCCGAAGCAAGTAA
- a CDS encoding spore coat protein CotJB: MSERQALLKRIQVLAFCLHDAALFLDVNPTNAEALEYYRKHNDLYEVAMDEFTTKYGPLSPGNYDGGPRWKWIDGPWPWEMEGN, encoded by the coding sequence ATGAGTGAACGTCAAGCACTGCTGAAAAGAATTCAAGTGCTGGCTTTTTGCCTGCATGATGCGGCCTTGTTTTTGGATGTAAACCCCACCAATGCCGAAGCACTGGAGTATTACCGCAAGCACAACGATCTCTATGAGGTGGCGATGGATGAATTCACCACCAAATACGGCCCCCTGAGCCCAGGCAATTATGACGGCGGCCCACGGTGGAAATGGATTGACGGCCCTTGGCCTTGGGAAATGGAGGGTAATTGA
- a CDS encoding spore coat associated protein CotJA, whose product MENGKQSMYTKASQIKGGGWVTPVAGSTRTSAAPTQQAAPTTPQNIPAIKAQTAPMAQKAPATKATVESSVVPMGEILPPKFRAIPVPMPMPAPAPSAASEAECGYCITLGMAYVPKQLWQKLYEPEIGFGRGTIFSELDMPFIGEEVPRK is encoded by the coding sequence TTGGAAAATGGAAAACAGAGCATGTATACAAAAGCCAGCCAGATAAAAGGCGGCGGCTGGGTTACACCTGTGGCCGGTTCCACCCGGACATCCGCAGCACCGACACAACAAGCTGCCCCCACCACCCCTCAAAATATCCCTGCAATTAAGGCACAGACCGCCCCTATGGCACAGAAGGCACCTGCAACCAAAGCCACTGTCGAATCCTCTGTTGTGCCAATGGGAGAGATTTTGCCCCCGAAATTCAGAGCTATCCCTGTTCCCATGCCCATGCCTGCACCGGCTCCTTCTGCAGCAAGCGAAGCCGAATGCGGCTACTGCATCACTCTTGGCATGGCTTATGTTCCCAAGCAGCTTTGGCAAAAGCTTTATGAGCCGGAGATAGGCTTTGGGAGAGGCACAATATTCAGCGAACTGGATATGCCATTTATCGGTGAGGAGGTACCAAGGAAATGA